Genomic DNA from Dermacentor variabilis isolate Ectoservices chromosome 6, ASM5094787v1, whole genome shotgun sequence:
TCGAAGGAGCCTTCGGGCTGTACACGTACAGCTGACTTTAACGATGTCGTTACAAACATCTAGAACGAGTGGAGTCCAAACTTTCTAATTAAAGTTTCGTCTTTTTTAAAATACCGCAGTTTTACGTGCGACAATTACGACATCATAAAAAAGGCACGCACTAGTGCGGGAATAGCCAGTCGTTGAATAAAGTTGCCTTCGTAGGCATAATATCCAGGTATGTATTTCTGCCTATACATTCTGCAAAAAAGCAGTAGAAGAGCTCTTATATAGCCAGAAGTGAATATATCACGGAAAATGCGTTGAAGCGGTAGTAAAATTATTGCCGTGCTAGCGTGAGCAGGATTTCTCAAGTAAGCAGCGCCCACTCATCCACGCAGAAAGTAAGACGTGGCGTACGGGTACTGATATACACGATGAAAGCTTCGGAAAAGCAGTGTGAATAAATCATTCTATTTACGAAGACAAAAATAGGCTTAACTGAGGTACTTTCCTGTTAGGCGGCGAGAGTTGACGAACACTGACGAACAAGGTGATTCAGGGAAGCTCCTTCGTCGCGTTTGCAATTCAGTACCTGTGTTCAGAAATGAGAAAATATAGCACGAATGTATTCTACACCTCCGTTTTCAGTGAAGCGCGCTGCCAGGGGTGACATTTTTCAAACAACAGAGGCAGTGTGGGGGCTGATTGTGCAACCGAGGTAATACTTTTTATTGCCTTAGCCAATATATAGGCAACCTTCCCGCAGATTTCCTATGCAGCAATACTGCGCAGACTCCATAATATTTTCATGCGCATTGGCCTGGGGCCCTCGAAGCTACACCGATGGATGGCAGTTTTGCATCGTCCGTGTATTCAACGGGCGTTATTTGCCGAGGCCGTGCTACGTGTTGGTGCTCGCAGAGAGTGTGGGAAAGAAAGTCGAAGTGAATGAAAGAGGACTTTGCTAAATTTGATCAATGACTTGCACCTGGATTGGTGTTTTTTTGTGTGTCGTTCTCTTCGTAGCAATGTTTGCATAGCGATGTATCTTGCTCTAGAGCATCGTACGTATATTTGCGTGGCATCCAACAGACCTGAGAACACAAGTTGTCCAGTATTAGCGTGAATACAGGCAAAGTCCTTTTTGTTTGCTTGCACCATGGTCTTGCGTTATGTTGCTACGCTTTCGCAAAGGGAGGTGAACTTTGACAACATTACAACTTTCTCTGCGGAAAGCTATAAAAGTAGTAATACGAGTTCGTGCTCTATGACGTTGACGTTTTGCAGATGCTGAATACTACTAAAAAGATATACATAAATGCAAGCACTGTGACGATGGCGAACAAGTTGGGTGAAGAAGGATATACGTATTACACAAAGACCTACTTGAATGAAACCGATTATTACTTCAAGTTATTTATGACCCGTTTCAACCGGTACGTATTTTACCCCATTCTTACGGCGACATTTACTTTATATAGTTAATGCTTGCTTCTCCTAATACAGAAATACGTTTCGATCGCCGCTTCCCAATATACCATCCAAACAAACGTACTTGCTAAGGTTATAACTCAGAGAGAAATATCGGACGTTTGGCGGGAATATTTATATATTCGATTAATAAACATTCAATTCATAAGCTACATATTGTGATGGCAAAAAAATTTTGTTGTTACTGTGTACGTCGAATAAAGGAAGAAATGCGTTAATGTAGTCGTTGTTTTGAAGGTTTTCGATGTATTAAGCATGGATTTAGCTATACTCATCACGAAACCTTGTGATACTGCCTTTCCGAACACATACAAATGACTATGTGCTAAAAAAAGTATCCGGCAGAAGAGAAACCTTTCAGGAAAGTAGCAACCTTGTCACTTAGTATTCCTTAAGTAGCGTGCACGGGCACGCCTTATTTGATGGTATAGTCACATGCCTGTCAATACGGCATACCTCAATTCATCAACTAATCAtcgtaaataaaaagaaaagaaaaaaagctaaagGGTGAAAATGCTAATCCATGCTTGCTGATTAATCGAACCATCTTTCCCATTTACTCGTGTACTCGCACAGCGACATCGGAGGgtgaaattttcaaaaaaaaaaaggaaagcttcaCTAGGGGGCATGCGCATACACGTATCCGGGTTCATTTCCGAAAGCCGCCACTAGACGGCACTAGTTGCCCTGCTTAtgattgcatcatcatcatcactgtatCCCGCACTAGGCACAAAACCACAGTCTTGGTCACCGACTCAGATGAAGCGCCGTGGCACCTGTTAGGCGTATAGGCTACGAGCGAAAAAGCCACTGCTGGAAGCCCGCCCTTAAAGTATTTGTAACATTATAGTGCATTGGCGATCAGAAGTGAGATCACGTGCATGGGCCGTACTGACGGCCGCGTGCCTGACGCGTAGGCTGGGGCCGCGGGGAGATGAGCAGGCAGCCAGTGCAAACCCCTACCAagtttgtgtgtgcgcgtactGAAAGGAACAGCGTGAGCTCTCATGGTGGCGTAAAGCCAACCAAGCTACAAATTGATTTTGCGCAGAAAGGCCTAAATTGGTTGTGGCGAGAATCAAGGTCTCGTGTACGGTATCCGTAATTCGTGAGGATTCGTGAGGCACTTCGGGTACCGTGATGTCCAAACGCGAAACGCCCACACGGCCAACATAAACCTTCAAGATAACTTTATTCACATACAGCACTGCACTGAGCAAGGGAGTCTACACAAATTCTCTTCCGTGCTGGAGCTCTAAAAACAACGAAATTGAATTTACCGTCCCAACTCCATTTTCCGGTCTGCCTGGTTAATGAGGATATTTTTTCAGGCATTGTCCATCTCCCCCAAAATTGGTCGGTGACTGTCAACGAGTTGATAGTCGGCAACCAGTGGTAGCATTATTTTGCACAGCACGTCCGAGCGTAGTTGAAGGGTACACTGAGTAGCTATGGGCCTGGCCTCGTGTAAGGCACGCACCTAGTACACATTCAAAAAAGAAGTGTGGGACTTACAACAGTAAGTACATTATTTTTGCTTTTCCAAGACGTGGACAATGACTAAATGTTTGTCTAATGGAGCACAACTGAAGAAACATAAAACGTATCCAACAAATAATTATTATTTCACTTATTGCGGCAAAGTTAGTCCCAATAAGGTGCTCTGCAGTGAAATAGTGTATACCGACCTTTCATTGGAAGGATGTTGGCAACTGTAAAAACCAAATTAATATCTTCAGGAATTGGTCTTTTTACGATGAGCCTGCATTTGGAATCATTAGTCAATAGAATTTATGGAGTAATAACGTTTTATTTTAATGTTTTGAAATATGGCAAAAATTGTTGCGTTTCACTAATGATATCTAACACACATTCCACTTTTTATCTTATGCATTAAGCTTTCCGTTATTTTTAATATTATTGACTTACGGTATGCATAACACTACTATTGTGCGTTCAAACTGTATCAATAATAATTTTGTGCGCTCTCCTCAGATTAGGGCGGTATACAGGCTAGCATTAATACATATCGTAGCACTCTTCAGTGAAGCACACTAAGCAAGCTGGTTTATTGCGGGCCAACTTTGGCCTGGAAGCTAAACTAAAGCATTCACGCAATTTACGAGAAGAGTTAAAAGAAGCCAATTAAACAGTGAACCGCGTCTCCACACCGAACACACATCCAAGCGCCCCGACCTGGAGCCAAGCTGCGACTAATTGGACGGGTGACTCGGGCGCTGCCATGTGGGCGTGCACAGGAGACACGCGCTGTCTCGCCATACGCGAGGCCTTGCTGGCGTTCTTCTAATGGGGATGCGATGAATAATGCGTAGGGGTTTTAGCGATGAGTGCTctaactggcatgtggagagctctctgcggcaatataTTGTAAGATAGAGACGCAAACCCTCCTGACCCCTAGAGCGCCTTTACACTTTACTTTCGACCACACTGCGTGGTAGACAGCTGCCAACCACAGCACATATCACTATCCTCTCATGATGCCGCGCGACGAATCCTCTCCTTAAGCAGCGATGCGTGAACAGCGAAATGTTTCTTTCACTGTCTGTCGCGGTCCCGTTCGTCGTCTAGGTGGCCTACACGCCAAGTGTTGTTATCGAGCGGTTCGGGGATTATGAAGGGCCCTTAGAATTTTCCACGAGTTCTTGACCTGGTGCCTGGGCCCTTTCTGTACTCAGATTTCGTAGCCGACTTTATACGATGACGGTAACCCAAAAAGCGCTTTTGTGTCCTTTGTGCTTGCTGGATATTCTTGCATGCTTCCACCCTGATCTTCTGGAGGGCCTATTTCTCGGCATCGGCGGGCGGACTTTGATGGGAGTCTCCAAGCTTAGGACCGCTGTCAGATTGGTAGCTGTGCGAGAACAATAGCGTAAGGTGTTGTGCGCGTGAAACTCTGGTGGTAAGTGGATGCATGGTGATGCTCTACCCCTAGGCGACGAAGGCACGTTCGAAGTTCCTTGCTCCGGAAAGCGGCTACCTGATCAGATACAAGAACTTATAGCCTCAGGAGGTGGAACAGCCTTAAGCAttccaggggcggcttgcacgaacgcttaataataataattataacgAATTTAAGGACGCCTTCATTAATGAACTCTACACAAATCCTAGTCCGCACTACAACGCGTTCCTAAATTCATCATTATTTTCGTtaataaatgttcgtgcaagccacccCAGGTTTGCACCCTGGAATATTTTTGTGCTGCTGGCAAATTTCGCACGTCTCGACATGTGAGCGGACACTACTCTCCATTCTCGGCCATGAAAAGCGCTCTTCAACCTCTCCTAACGTGGCTTACTTACCGATGCGCCCTCGCTCTGGACCGTCGAGTACAGCGTGGGAAATTTGCGAACGCCGTGAGAGGGGAATGGCTAATAAATGCTTCTGCTCTTGCTGGTTTTTCTTCCATTTCAACGGCGGTAGAACGCGCCTTCTAGAATGAAAAATTGTGAATTGTTAGAACCATTATCACCTCAATATCATGCATTGCGGGCTTTTTCTCAGGGGTAATTGTGTCCGTTTATTGTTCACATGCCTCACGACGCCTCTAGTAACAGAATAACGCATAAAATGGCGAGGAAAGGGAAAGAAGCCCCTGAAAGACAGTCAGAAAGACACCCAGTCCGAGTTatgtagatttctttttttcgtggaaTCACATATCACCCTTGATTCGGCCACTTGAAAGAGCACGCGGCCTGATGATAGGACACAGACTACAATCCACGTTAGACGAATTACAGCCTCACCATTCGATCAATCCCGTTGCACATATTGCAGTGGTTAGATCATTTGATGCTGGTGATATAATCTGCTCCCGACGTTTCGCTGCATGACTTCGAGAGAAACCCTCGTCAAGAAATAAATGGCCCGGTGGCCTAGTTGGTAGGGGACAATGGTGACACGTGCATCGCAGACAGCGAAACCAATTTAGACGCAAATAGAAACCGGGGAACCGTCAGAGCTGTTTCGAGACTGTATCCTCAGGTTCCCTCCAGTGTTAGTATTTGAAGGCATCTGTTACAGACCAGCCAGTCTGACTCAAGTAGAACTGAGGGCCACTGCGACGGAAGCATCTAAGCCCTATGTGCCCTTGCTGAAAAAATCTAGCTGAAACCGGCGACCAGGCGTTCGCTACACCAGCTACATGAAAAATACTGCGTTATGTTAAACCATGTGATGTATTGCTGCGGCAAGAAATGCGGTTTTGATTTTTGTTCTGCATGCAATAAGCCCATTGAGAAGTACGTATTAGTGTGGCAATGAATCTAGGCTCatgtggaataaaaacatatattACGTGGTGCCCTTAATGGCCCGAATCAAATTCGTCATATTACCGTGAAGCCCCTCTAAAACGTATTATGTTGAAACAAATCACTCTATATGTTAGCCGAGAGAAACGAATTGGTTCTGATAAATGATAATTAGAAATTATGTCAAAAGTAAATTGCCCTTTGGCTTGATTCCTCAACGCAAACGCCCGGTAtataaagcgaaaaaagaaacgggcattCCTCTATAACCGACCATACACACAATGTAGCTACTTCTGTTGCAGCCGAAATTCACGAAATGCTGGTAATGACACTGCATCAGCGAGAGTAAATTACTATGATTTACATGCACAA
This window encodes:
- the LOC142585063 gene encoding uncharacterized protein LOC142585063 isoform X2 is translated as MDSLRNIVKKKRYSALIFALALCQGVFLRLVMCDQGSAVFKDLLDMLNTTKKIYINASTVTMANKLGEEGYTYYTKTYLNETDYYFKLFMTRFNRRNSRNAGNDTASARVNYYDLHAQLKNCTEEAGLPGPCMNVTNWPGTP